Proteins from a genomic interval of Helicoverpa zea isolate HzStark_Cry1AcR chromosome 13, ilHelZeax1.1, whole genome shotgun sequence:
- the LOC124635548 gene encoding uncharacterized protein LOC124635548 produces MDFSTSGSTFTKVCIPCWLAATRETRRLEVQDSNRPARVMDAALSSLEDPEIPEPPPMPAPTSQPQQALRVQSKINSQKYKRVAAASRHCMFVGCDNDERLLVPMTIKELLLLQYNIYIPLNARICHHHLYSNQWDELTTNLNDFTSFQVDDIFSILERASQRSLDFNNIAAMDAHLRHYWLGLTEMQFNEILNSLPTLHNKVRNPSLALSTFLVKLRTGDSNQRLATLFQLPRSTLEKKMNIVRECLKEHFVPMHLGVNHTNIQNVASRNRTIPEGLFGDSSMAPDSKPAIVICDGTYVYVQSSSNYKYQKQTYSLHKYNNLVKPFLITCCDGYILECIGPYEATKNDSTIMSDLFRNESGPMRSFFRQGDVFILDRGFRDVIPELQSYNYKTYMPESLLEGEFQLTTDQANKSRCVTMCRWVVEIVNGRIKRDYKLFRQEYFNRASTHLMDDFKIVCALLNKFHPTIEDRPDAAEYVQIAQARLNSSNYLGEFIRRDNINRRRTVFQNIDSNAPHLDHFPRLTLDDLRRFALGSYQLKQARSYYGEHIRSNGTYNVEVSNDVLEEDLPLILGQNNYLIRTRIKSRHVSHKTYYSYLLISRDEDRANSLESIIAYYCNCLVGNRTVGCCAHTMTVLWYLSWGRFNNVSAPAQSLDEIFYEE; encoded by the exons ATGGACTTTAGCACATCTG GTTCCACATTTACAAAAGTGTGCATTCCTTGCTGGTTAGCAGCAACTCGGGAGACGAGACGTTTGGAGGTTCAAGATTCAAACAGACCTGCAAGGGTCATGGATGCAGCTCTATCTTCATTAGAAGACCCCGAGATACCTGAACCACCTCCAATGCCAGCTCCAACATCTCAACCACAACAAGCATTACGAGTTCAATCTAAGATTaactcacaaaagtataaacgagttGCTGCAGCTTCTCgtcactgtatgtttgtaggctgTGATAATGATGAACGTCTTTTAGTACCTATGACTATAAAGGAACTGTTGTTATTGcagtacaatatatatatacctttaaATGCTAGAATCTGTCATCACCATTTATATAGCAATCAGTGGGATGAACTGACTACCAACCTAAATGACTTTACTAGCTTTCAAGTTGATGATATATTTTCCATACTGGAAAGAGCTTCTCAAAGaagtttagattttaataatattgcagcAATGGATGCACATTTACGCCATTATTGGCTGGGACTTACAGAGATGcagtttaatgaaatattaaatagccTTCCTACTTTACATAATAAGGTTAGAAATCCTAGCCTTGCATTAAGCACATTTCTTGTTAAACTTAGGACAGGGGACAGCAACCAAAGACTGGCAACTCTTTTTCAATTGCCACGAtctacattagaaaaaaaaatgaacattgttagggaatgtttaaaagaacattttgtaccaatGCATTTGGGAGTTAATCACACTAATATACAAAATGTGGCCTCACGTAACAGGACTATTCCTGAAGGTCTATTCGGAGACAGTAGCATGGCTCCAGATTCTAAACCTGCTATTGTCATATGTGATGGTACATATGTTTATGTACAGAGTAGTAGTAACTACAAATATCAGAAACAGACATATAGtctacacaaatataataatttggttaAACCCTTTTTAATCACATGTTGTGATGGATATATTTTAGAGTGCATTGGACCATATGAAGCAACAAAAAATGACTCGACAATCATGAGTGATCTATTTCGTAATGAAAGTGGTCCAATGCGCTCATTTTTTAGACAGGGGGATGTCTTTATATTGGATAGGGGATTTAGAGACGTGATCCCTGAACTCCaaagctataattataaaacatacatgcCTGAGTCATTATTGGAAGGTGAATTTCAATTGACCACTGACCAAGCAAACAAGTCTAGGTGTGTGACTATGTGTAGATGGGTAGTTGAAATTGTAAATGGTCGCATCAAAAGAGACTACAAACTGTTTCgacaagaatattttaacagagcATCAACACACCTTAtggatgattttaaaattgtttgtgccCTTTTGAATAAATTCCACCCAACAATTGAAGATAGACCTGACGCTGCAGAGTATGTGCAAATTGCTCAGGCGAGATTAAACAGTAGTAATTATTTGGGGGAATTTATTCGAAGGGATAACATCAATAGGAGACGTACGGTTTTCCAAAACATAGACAGCAATGCTCCCCATTTAGATCATTTTCCAAGATTAACTTTAGATGATTTAAGAAGATTTGCATTGGGATCTTACCAATTAAAACAGGCTAGATCCTATTAtggggagcacataagaagtAATGGTACTTATAATGTTGAAGTAAGCAATGATGTCTTGGAAGAGGATTTGCCCTTAATATTgggtcaaaataattatttaattaggacTAGAATTAAGTCCCGCCATGTGAGCCATAAAACATATTACTCTTATTTGTTGATAAGTAGAGATGAAGATCGGGCAAATTCTTTAGAAAGTATCATTGCTTACTATTGTAACTGTCTAGTGGGTAACCGTACGGTAGGGTGTTGTGCTCATACTATGACAGTAttgtggtatttaagctggggccGCTTCAACAATGTGAGTGCTCCAGCTCAATCTTTggacgaaatattttatgaagaataa